Below is a genomic region from Sphingopyxis terrae subsp. terrae NBRC 15098.
CCGCCGCCGAAGCGTGCGGACGCCGGGCCGAGCTGCGCGCTGCCTGGTGGCTGTGCCTGCATGGCTGGCGTATCCGGGGCGAACGGCTGCGCGTTCCCGCGGGCGAAGTCGATCTGGTGGCGCGGCGCGGCCGCACCCTCGCTTCCATCGAGGCAAAATGGCGCGACCACGCCGCCGACCTCGATATGGCGATCGGCGAATTTCGCCTGCGCTGCGTCGCGGCAGCCGCAGAAATGCTCAGCGCGCGCTTTACGCGACCCGATGATGATATTCGCATCGACGTGATGCTCCTTGCGCCGGGGCGCTTGCCTCGCCATCTGGTCCACGTCTGGCAGCCCTGAAGGAAGACGGAATGACCCTGCGCGCGGCGGTTCAAATGGACCCGATGGATGGCATCAATATAGGCGGTGACAGCAGTTTCGCGTTGATGCTGAAAGCGCTCGAACGCGGCTACACCCTCTATCACTACGATGTGCGCGGGCTGACCTGGGAGGCCGGACGGCTGACGACACGGGCGCACCCCGTGCTCGACGTCAAGCGCGAGACCAGCGCGCATTACCGCTTCGGCGATCCGGTGACGATCGACCTTGGCCGCGATGTCGATGTCGTGCTGATGCGGCAGGATCCGCCCTTCGACCTCGGCTATCTTACCGGCACCTGGTTGCTCGAACGCATTCGGGGCGAAACGCTGGTGGTCAATGATCCGGTTTCGGTGCGCAACGCGCCCGAAAAGGTTTTCGTGCTCGATTTCCCGCAATTCATGCCGCCGACGATGGTCACGCGCGATCTCGACGCGGTGAAGGATTTTCAGGCGCGCTACGGCGCCGTTGTCGTCAAGCCGCTGCACGGCAACGGCGGCAAGGCGGTGTTTCGCATCGACGCCGACGGCAGCAATCTCGGCGCACTGGTCGAACTTTTCGGTCAGGTGTGGCCCGAACCCTTCATGGTCCAGCAATTCTTGCCCAGCGTGTCCAAAGGCGACAAGCGGATCGTGCTGGTCGACGGCGAGGTGGCCGGCGCGATCAACCGCAAGCCCGGCGAAGGCGAGTTCCGGTCGAACCTTGCCGTCGGCGGCTATGCCGAAGCGGCCGAATTGACGCCGCGCGAGCAGGAAATCTGCGCCGCGCTCGGCCCGCAGCTCAAGGAACGCGGCCTGATCTTCGTCGGCATCGATGTGATCGGCGGCGAATGGCTTACCGAAATCAACGTCACCTCGCCGACCGGCATTGTCGCGATCGACCGCTTCAATAACAGCGATACGGCCGGCATGATCTGGGATGCGATAGAACGCCGGATCGCTTGAGCCCCCACCGCGTTTGCCATCCATGACCGAATTCATCCTCGATCTAATTCAGGCGTGGGGATATTGGGGCATTGCCGTCCTGATGTTCCTCGAAAACGTCTTCCCGCCCGTCCCGTCCGAAGTCATCATGGGGCTGGGCGGCATTGCGGTCGCGCAAGGACGCTTCGACTTCTGGACCCTCGTCGCGGTCGCGGTCGCCGGCACCACCGCGGGCAATTGGGTGTGGTATGCGATCGGGCGCTGGATCGGCTACAAGCGGCTGAAGCCCTTTATCGACCGCCACGGCCGCTGGCTGACGCTCGACTGGCACGAGGTCGAGCGGCTGCACGCGGGCTTCGTCCGATATGGTCCGGGCATCGTCTTCGTCGCGCGCTTCATGCCCGTCGCGCGGACGATGGTGTCGCTGCCCGCGGGCATGGTCCATATGAATCAGGCGAAATTCCTGCTGTGGACCGCCGCCGGATCGACAATCTGGATCGCCGCGCTCGCCGGTGCGGGCAACTGGTTCGGCAAGCAGTTCGCCGATATCGAACAGTTCGTTGGCCCGCTCGCGCTCGTCGCGATCGGCTCGCTGGTCCTTCTCTACTTCTGGCGCGTCTTCACCTGGAAACCCAAGCACCGCCGCGACTAACCGGCGCGCGGGTGGGCGCTGCGATAGACGTCGAGCAGATGCGCGGCATCGACTGCGGTGTATATCTGCGTCGATGCCAGACTCGCATGGCCCAAGAGTTCCTGCAGGCTGCGCAAATCGGCCCCGCCCGCCAGCAGATGCGTTGCGAAGCTGTGGCGCAGCGCGTGCGGCGTCGTGCGCTCGGGCAGGCCGAGCGCGCGGCGCGCCTGCCGCACGCTGGCGCGCACCACACCCGGTTGCAGCGGCCCGCCGCGCGCGCCGACGAACAGCGGCGCATCCTTTCCCATCGGCCAGGGGCAGGCCGCGGCATAGCGTGCGACCGCCGCCGCGACCGCGGGCAGGATCGGCACGATCCGCGTCTTGCCGCGCTTGCCGGTCACGCGCAGCGTTTCACCGAGCGGCAGCGCTGCGCCCGATAGCGACAGCGCTTCTCCGATGCGCAGACCCGCGCCATAGAGCAGCAGCAGCAAGGCAAAATCGCGCGCGCCGACCCAGGCTTCGCGGGCATTGTCCTCGACATCCTGCGCAAGCTGCATCGCCTCGGCCGGCGCGACCGGGCGCGGCAGTCCCTTTTTGACGCGCGGACCGCGCATCTGCGGTACGCTGGCGTTCGACCCGCCGACGAAGCGCAGAAAGCTGCGCAGCGCCGACAATTCGCGCGCGGCCGAGGCATTGCCCAGCCCGTCGGCCCGGCGATCGGCAAGATAGGAGCGCAGATCGTTCGGGGTCAGGCCTTTGAGCATGCGCGCATCGACTGCCCCGCCGCGATGATGCGCCAGAAAGCCACAAAAGCGCTCGGCGGTCGCGATGTAGGCGCGGCGCGTATGGTCCGACCGGCGCTTTTCATGCGCCAGATGGGCGTTCCAGTCGCGGATCAATTGATCGGTCACGGCTCCCCTCCCATTCCGTCCGTGTCGAGCCCGTCGGCTGCCTGGGTAGGCGCCCAGGATGAACTTCGGCTTCTGGATGCGAACGGTCTTGGAGAGCCTAGTGGGTTTTCACCACCTCGGAAAGGATGCTGTCGAGCAGCAATATGCCGTCGTCGGTCACGCTCAGCCGGTCACCAGCCTGCTGCATCATCCCCTGCCCGACCAGCCGCGCCACCGCGTCGGCATCGACGAACGCATCGCGCCCCAGCCCGCTCCGTGCCTCGATCCGCGCCAGATCGATGCCCTCGGTCAGCCGCAGGCCCATCAGCATCGCCTCGGTCGCGCGTTCGTGCGGCGGCAGGTCGGTCTCGACCTTCAGGCCGTGGCCGTTGCGTTCGAC
It encodes:
- a CDS encoding tyrosine-type recombinase/integrase — translated: MTDQLIRDWNAHLAHEKRRSDHTRRAYIATAERFCGFLAHHRGGAVDARMLKGLTPNDLRSYLADRRADGLGNASAARELSALRSFLRFVGGSNASVPQMRGPRVKKGLPRPVAPAEAMQLAQDVEDNAREAWVGARDFALLLLLYGAGLRIGEALSLSGAALPLGETLRVTGKRGKTRIVPILPAVAAAVARYAAACPWPMGKDAPLFVGARGGPLQPGVVRASVRQARRALGLPERTTPHALRHSFATHLLAGGADLRSLQELLGHASLASTQIYTAVDAAHLLDVYRSAHPRAG
- a CDS encoding YraN family protein; this translates as MNRSAAEACGRRAELRAAWWLCLHGWRIRGERLRVPAGEVDLVARRGRTLASIEAKWRDHAADLDMAIGEFRLRCVAAAAEMLSARFTRPDDDIRIDVMLLAPGRLPRHLVHVWQP
- the gshB gene encoding glutathione synthase, translating into MTLRAAVQMDPMDGINIGGDSSFALMLKALERGYTLYHYDVRGLTWEAGRLTTRAHPVLDVKRETSAHYRFGDPVTIDLGRDVDVVLMRQDPPFDLGYLTGTWLLERIRGETLVVNDPVSVRNAPEKVFVLDFPQFMPPTMVTRDLDAVKDFQARYGAVVVKPLHGNGGKAVFRIDADGSNLGALVELFGQVWPEPFMVQQFLPSVSKGDKRIVLVDGEVAGAINRKPGEGEFRSNLAVGGYAEAAELTPREQEICAALGPQLKERGLIFVGIDVIGGEWLTEINVTSPTGIVAIDRFNNSDTAGMIWDAIERRIA
- a CDS encoding DedA family protein: MTEFILDLIQAWGYWGIAVLMFLENVFPPVPSEVIMGLGGIAVAQGRFDFWTLVAVAVAGTTAGNWVWYAIGRWIGYKRLKPFIDRHGRWLTLDWHEVERLHAGFVRYGPGIVFVARFMPVARTMVSLPAGMVHMNQAKFLLWTAAGSTIWIAALAGAGNWFGKQFADIEQFVGPLALVAIGSLVLLYFWRVFTWKPKHRRD